A single region of the Rhodospirillales bacterium genome encodes:
- a CDS encoding HAD family hydrolase produces the protein MKAVFFDWDGTLVDTCGMVLDAHNHVRKIHNLPLWEAEDIFGRVSRSARETYPKIYGDRAAEAQKQLYEFVDKHHLEYLEVLDGASAILGSLAEKNIPVGVVSNKRHEVLLKEITQLGWDRYIKAAVGAGEAEEDKPSAQPFRLAMRRVDEALTPRDILYVGDTETDMLCARNTGVECVYIHHGNPRAVLLETYAPSFSCANLSELQDYLSASLEKKAC, from the coding sequence TTGAAGGCCGTTTTTTTTGACTGGGACGGCACGCTTGTAGATACGTGCGGCATGGTTCTGGATGCCCATAACCACGTTCGGAAAATCCATAACCTGCCTTTGTGGGAGGCGGAGGATATTTTCGGGCGGGTCAGCCGCTCCGCACGGGAAACCTATCCGAAAATTTACGGCGACCGGGCCGCAGAAGCGCAAAAACAGCTCTACGAATTTGTCGATAAACATCATCTGGAGTATCTGGAGGTTCTGGACGGGGCGTCTGCGATCCTTGGCTCTTTGGCTGAAAAAAACATTCCCGTCGGCGTGGTAAGCAACAAACGCCACGAGGTTCTTTTGAAAGAAATCACGCAGCTCGGCTGGGATAGATATATCAAGGCCGCCGTCGGGGCAGGGGAGGCGGAAGAAGACAAGCCTTCGGCCCAACCCTTCCGTCTGGCCATGCGCCGCGTCGATGAGGCTCTCACCCCCCGGGATATTTTATATGTCGGGGATACGGAAACGGATATGCTTTGCGCCCGGAATACCGGTGTGGAATGCGTCTATATCCACCACGGCAATCCCCGCGCCGTTCTTTTAGAGACATATGCCCCTTCTTTTTCCTGCGCGAATCTTTCCGAGTTGCAGGATTATTTATCCGCAAGCCTTGAAAAGAAGGCTTGCTGA
- the hfq gene encoding RNA chaperone Hfq translates to MTEKVQNVQDVFLNKIRKEKLSVTVFLINGVKLQGVVTWFDNFSLLLRRESHVQLVYKHAISTIMPGGPLSLHDESEESASGE, encoded by the coding sequence ATGACAGAGAAGGTTCAAAATGTTCAGGACGTTTTTCTCAATAAAATCAGAAAAGAAAAACTGAGCGTCACCGTCTTTTTGATAAACGGTGTCAAACTGCAGGGCGTTGTCACATGGTTCGACAATTTCAGCCTCCTGTTGCGCCGGGAGTCGCATGTGCAGCTTGTCTATAAGCACGCTATTTCAACTATCATGCCCGGCGGTCCGCTCAGTTTGCACGACGAGTCCGAAGAAAGCGCGTCCGGGGAATAA
- the trkA gene encoding Trk system potassium transporter TrkA, producing the protein MRVIICGAGQVGYNIAAYLSRENNDITIIDNDPDMIARVNEELDVNAIQGHASIPDVLAAAGAGEADMIAAVTHSDEVNMIACQVAHSLFNVPRKIARIRDRRYMAPVWANLFSRAHMPIDVIISPELEVAKAITKRLSVPGTTNVISLAEGALHFCSVVCETDCPVINTPLRQLAMLFPDINVGILAIYRNGKLRIPEKEEQMMIGDEVYFVADTNHIERILSAFGHEEKEARSVVILGGGNIGVCLAQELKEKHKGINIKIIEKNPRRAIMLSETFTDFIILNGDGLNKTILEEANMQATETLVAVTEDDETNILASILARQYGCDRTITLLNKSNYNAILGPLALGTTVSPRAITSSTIMQYVRRGRIREIHTLLDGEAEVIEVEISDNTAIVNTPLKDIHFPKGILIGAILRKGGEVIIPSGETVMKPQDHVVLFVLAGASAAVEKIFSVQVDLF; encoded by the coding sequence ATGCGCGTTATTATCTGTGGAGCCGGTCAGGTTGGGTACAATATCGCGGCCTATTTGAGCCGTGAAAACAACGACATCACCATTATTGATAACGATCCGGACATGATCGCCAGAGTGAATGAGGAACTGGATGTGAATGCCATTCAGGGACACGCCTCCATTCCCGATGTGCTCGCCGCCGCAGGGGCCGGGGAGGCCGACATGATCGCCGCCGTGACGCATTCGGACGAAGTGAACATGATCGCCTGTCAGGTCGCGCACTCCCTTTTCAATGTGCCCAGAAAAATTGCGCGTATTCGGGATCGCCGTTATATGGCCCCGGTCTGGGCGAACCTCTTTAGCCGCGCCCACATGCCGATTGACGTTATCATTTCGCCGGAACTGGAAGTTGCGAAAGCTATTACAAAACGTTTGTCCGTTCCCGGCACGACCAATGTGATTTCTCTGGCGGAAGGCGCTCTCCATTTCTGCAGCGTTGTTTGTGAAACAGACTGCCCGGTTATCAATACGCCCTTGCGGCAACTTGCCATGCTTTTTCCTGATATCAATGTCGGGATTTTGGCGATTTATCGAAACGGAAAATTACGCATTCCGGAAAAAGAAGAGCAAATGATGATCGGGGACGAAGTTTATTTCGTCGCCGATACGAACCATATTGAAAGGATTTTGTCCGCCTTTGGTCATGAAGAAAAAGAGGCCCGCTCCGTTGTGATTCTGGGCGGGGGCAATATCGGCGTTTGCCTGGCGCAGGAACTGAAAGAGAAACATAAAGGAATTAATATTAAAATTATCGAAAAAAACCCCCGGCGCGCGATCATGCTGAGTGAAACTTTTACGGATTTTATTATCCTGAACGGGGACGGGCTGAATAAAACGATCCTTGAAGAAGCGAACATGCAGGCCACCGAGACTCTTGTGGCTGTCACCGAAGATGACGAAACCAATATTCTGGCTTCCATTCTGGCGCGACAATACGGGTGCGACCGAACGATCACGCTCCTGAACAAGTCGAACTACAATGCCATTCTGGGACCTTTGGCTCTGGGCACAACCGTTTCGCCGCGCGCGATTACGTCCTCGACGATCATGCAATATGTCCGGCGGGGGCGGATCAGGGAAATTCACACGCTCCTCGACGGAGAGGCCGAAGTTATCGAAGTCGAAATTTCTGACAACACCGCTATTGTCAACACGCCGCTGAAAGATATTCATTTTCCAAAAGGAATCTTGATCGGCGCTATCCTGCGTAAAGGGGGCGAAGTCATTATACCCAGCGGTGAAACCGTTATGAAACCGCAAGATCATGTCGTTCTTTTTGTTCTTGCAGGCGCGTCTGCCGCCGTTGAAAAAATATTTTCCGTCCAGGTGGATTTATTTTGA
- a CDS encoding D-amino-acid transaminase, producing MPRISYVNGQYVPYNDACVHIEDRGYQFADGIYEVIGCIHGKLADETGHLDRMERSLSEMQMDMPVPRRILQFILREVLRRNKLKNANLYIQVTRGRARRDFKFPAPETPQSLVVIANPFKFDDSPTIQSGVRVITLPDIRWKRRDIKTIALLPQCLAKQKAIDSGVYDAWMVDPDGFVTECSASNAWIVTKDRKLVTRSVSNDILRGVTRTAIQHLCREMNLTIEERAFTPEEAYDAIEAFASSATALITPVIEIDGHKIGDGKPGDVTRNIYAEYRAYADGLKGEQVHWEPGF from the coding sequence ATGCCTAGAATTTCTTACGTAAACGGTCAGTATGTTCCCTATAACGATGCCTGTGTCCATATAGAGGACCGGGGCTATCAGTTCGCAGACGGCATCTACGAGGTTATCGGCTGCATTCATGGAAAATTGGCAGACGAAACGGGCCATCTGGACCGGATGGAACGTTCCTTGTCTGAAATGCAAATGGACATGCCTGTGCCCCGGCGGATTTTACAGTTTATTCTGCGCGAGGTGCTCCGCCGGAACAAGTTGAAGAATGCCAACCTTTATATTCAGGTCACAAGGGGACGGGCGCGGCGGGATTTTAAATTCCCGGCCCCTGAAACGCCGCAATCCCTTGTTGTCATCGCCAATCCCTTCAAGTTTGACGACAGCCCGACAATCCAAAGCGGGGTCAGGGTCATAACGCTGCCGGATATCCGCTGGAAAAGGCGGGACATCAAAACCATCGCGCTGCTTCCGCAATGTCTGGCCAAGCAAAAAGCCATTGATTCAGGAGTCTACGATGCGTGGATGGTGGATCCCGACGGGTTCGTGACGGAATGTTCCGCCAGCAATGCCTGGATTGTCACCAAAGACCGGAAGCTTGTCACGCGCAGCGTTTCGAACGATATTTTGCGCGGGGTGACGCGGACGGCCATTCAACACCTGTGCCGGGAGATGAACCTGACAATCGAGGAACGCGCCTTTACGCCCGAAGAAGCCTATGACGCGATCGAGGCTTTCGCGAGCAGCGCCACCGCCCTGATTACGCCCGTCATCGAAATCGATGGTCATAAAATCGGCGATGGAAAGCCGGGCGATGTCACCAGAAATATTTACGCGGAATACAGGGCCTATGCGGACGGTTTAAAGGGCGAACAGGTTCACTGGGAGCCGGGATTTTGA
- a CDS encoding sigma-54-dependent Fis family transcriptional regulator: MNADILIVDDEEDIRDLIQGILEDEGYRIRQAGSAKDAYAQMEKAPPDLLILDIWLQGSDEDGMGVLARVKEAHPDLPVLMISGHGTIETAVSAIKKGAYDFIEKPFKADRLLVMIARALEAANLRRENQDLREKAEGIIYEMIGDSPPMAALRQAIEKIAPTNSRVLISGEAGSGKEVAARLLHRLSERNNQPFMALNCATLHPERIEEALFGIEHSGTIKPGVLERADGGTLLLDGVGDMPLETQGKIVRVLQEQNFTRLGGSKNIPYDVRIIASTNRNLEEEIKQGNFREDLYYRLSVVPLKIPLMRERLSDIPALAHFFMKLYCRQAGQPECAFSAEALTLLKRHEWPGNVRQLRNAVEWVMIMGGLEAGEEITRAHLPPDITGQGGALPSQRENDYLLLSLREARESFEREYLHSQISRFEGNVSETAKFIGMERSALHRKLKSLEISPSGKQDNDSGDSTSTPLRKRA; the protein is encoded by the coding sequence ATGAACGCAGATATTTTGATCGTAGACGATGAAGAGGATATCCGGGATTTGATTCAGGGTATTCTGGAAGATGAAGGCTACCGCATACGGCAGGCCGGAAGCGCAAAGGACGCTTATGCGCAAATGGAAAAAGCACCGCCGGATTTGCTCATCCTCGACATCTGGCTTCAGGGAAGCGACGAAGACGGAATGGGCGTTCTCGCCAGGGTCAAGGAAGCCCATCCCGATCTTCCCGTTTTAATGATCAGCGGTCACGGCACGATTGAAACGGCCGTTTCCGCCATTAAGAAAGGAGCATATGATTTTATTGAAAAGCCCTTTAAGGCGGACCGGCTTTTGGTCATGATTGCCCGCGCGCTTGAAGCGGCAAACCTGCGGCGGGAAAATCAGGATTTAAGGGAAAAGGCCGAAGGCATTATTTATGAAATGATCGGCGACTCTCCCCCCATGGCCGCGCTGCGTCAGGCGATTGAGAAAATTGCCCCGACCAACAGCCGCGTTCTGATTTCCGGCGAGGCGGGATCGGGAAAAGAAGTTGCGGCGCGGCTTTTGCACCGGCTTTCAGAGCGCAACAACCAGCCTTTCATGGCGTTAAACTGTGCAACCCTTCATCCGGAGCGCATTGAAGAGGCGCTTTTCGGCATCGAACACAGCGGCACCATCAAACCGGGAGTCCTGGAAAGAGCGGATGGCGGAACGCTTTTGCTTGACGGGGTCGGGGACATGCCGCTGGAAACACAGGGGAAAATCGTGCGCGTTCTTCAGGAGCAAAATTTTACCCGTTTGGGGGGCAGCAAAAATATTCCCTACGATGTCAGGATTATTGCCTCGACAAACCGGAATCTTGAGGAAGAAATTAAACAGGGAAATTTCCGGGAAGATCTTTATTACCGTTTAAGCGTTGTGCCGCTCAAAATTCCCCTGATGCGCGAACGGCTCTCTGACATCCCCGCCTTGGCCCATTTCTTTATGAAGCTTTATTGCCGGCAGGCCGGGCAGCCGGAATGCGCTTTTTCCGCAGAAGCCCTGACCCTGTTAAAACGGCACGAATGGCCGGGCAATGTGCGCCAGCTTCGTAACGCTGTGGAATGGGTTATGATTATGGGCGGGCTTGAGGCCGGAGAAGAAATTACGCGGGCGCATCTGCCGCCCGATATCACAGGGCAGGGGGGCGCCCTTCCGTCCCAGAGAGAAAATGATTACCTTTTGCTGTCCTTACGTGAAGCGCGCGAATCCTTTGAGCGGGAATATCTGCACTCACAGATCAGCCGTTTTGAAGGGAACGTTTCCGAAACGGCCAAGTTTATTGGTATGGAGAGATCCGCTTTGCACAGAAAACTCAAAAGCCTTGAAATTTCACCTTCCGGGAAGCAGGATAATGACAGCGGCGATTCAACTTCCACGCCGCTTCGGAAGAGGGCGTAG